In Oncorhynchus gorbuscha isolate QuinsamMale2020 ecotype Even-year linkage group LG03, OgorEven_v1.0, whole genome shotgun sequence, the DNA window CGGTCTTCCTGATTGGTAAACAATCCAGCCTTCTCTAGACTACGCAAAAACGTTTCAGTAgatgctgctcctgctgccactTGCCCCTCTTTTCTGTTCTCACTCACACAAACTTTGGCAAGTTGTTGTAACTATAAACAAGTAAATTTAGTGCCCACGCACATTGTAACCTATTTGCGGCAGACTGATCACTTGAATTGACGGTCATGTTGTCATTGTCAAACATGGTTAGCCTATCACCTGAGTTGTTCTTGAATTATGGTGGCATTTGCTCCCTTGCCTTTGCAACCATGAAAAACTCTTTAAAACGACAAATTGCCACACATCATACAAGTTTGTGTTTATATTGAACTTTTTATCAATGATAAAACATAAAGTGAGCCATTTATACTGCAAAACTTGATGTTTATGCATTGTTTAAAGTACTTTGGCTTGCCCCAGTAGTAACCCGGTAGAGTTGTAGTGACATGTTTTGGGGATTGAGAGGTTTATCTATTATTTTAAATGCTAGAAAATAAACAAAATTGTagagatcaataaaaaaaataactatttaaatacctttttttaaacaaatgtttCCCTAGGTTTTAGGTCATTGGTGTTGCAGTGTGGAAAAATCAGTCATACAAGGACCTTGAGCATTCCCTCCAGTGGCAAAGTTATTAGGGAGGGGTGTATATTAAATTACTAGCTAATCACACCCTTTTAGTATGTCATAAATTTGAGGACTCCATTGATAATCTTGGTGTGACTACATCCAAAGTGTCACTTGGTGTTACTCAATTGAAATGAAGGGAGATCATATTGTGATTAATCATATCACTTAAGTCAATCTTTTTTTAAAGGTTTAATGGCCTTAGATTTGACCATCTGACCTCCATTTAAGACAATACTAATTTACCTCAAATGTATCATTGGTGTTTCTATTCCTACTGGTGTCAATGTTCAACATTATTAAAACTATTTAAAGTCATGGAGCTGACATATTAGTTGATTTTTGTTTTAAATGGGAAGATGTTCgcaaatacatttattaaaaaacATTCGCTGCCCGAGAGAATAGGCTACTCGAATGAGTTTCAATACATGGAGAATGGTGCTTGTTTAATAAAGTTAGATCAGCTGAATCAATGTCTGCAagataacatcatgtttcattagTATATTACAGAACCAAATATAATATGCTAATATTAATGTAAGACAAAAACAGCCAACTAATTTCTTGAGAAATGTCTTGATATTTTAGGATGATTGTGTGAATGATTGCATTTCTCTCACATGCGGTCAAAACTACACAGCATGCGCCACTAGGTATAACATGTGCTTTGATTGAATCCAAAACACAAGAATACTGCAGTTTAGCACTGCCTGCTTTAAATTTCTATCACGAAACACTGTACATAATTTAAGAATATCTAAAATGCATATTCCCATGTAACTAATTGAGATCTAATGGTTGGCATGCAGATGCAGCATGGATGTTTCACCGGTAAAACTTGAAGAATTATCATTCACGACTGACAGCGAGTAAAGTGGGAAACATGAAGGGAGCAGCTACGTAACACATGATGCGCAGAATGTGATACGGCTGTTGAGCTCAAGGGAAGAGGCGTCCAGGGGGGTGGGACAGAGGCGGAACAGTTCAAGCCTTCGCCTTTATCTTTCAACAGCTAATTCAATTCCTCTCTACTACCTCTTGTGATAGAAAAATGGCATATTTACCTGGTTTATTTGATATTGATGGTTAACAATTGATATTTACCTAATGGTAAGACATTTCTGTCCTGCTAGTGTCTGTGTTTTCATGGGCTCCACTCTACTTCACTGCAGCTAATCTGTGTGTATGGTCACTGGAGATGGCTTGAGCTGACAAATGGGTTAAAGACTGCATTACAGAGACAAGAATGTGTTTTACTAGAGATAGCTTAGGAGTAGAACAATTCCTCATTGTCTCAAAAGCATCCTTGCATCTGGGAAACTAAGTCAGCATGGGGTTAAGACAACAACCCATGTGCAGATAACGACAGGATGAAGCCAGAGTGGCTTATGATGCTCcttgattgtttgaagaaatgaccacatctctctcagtactgaattTCCACAACACTGGTTATGTTTCTTAATGCTGGTCATGGGGGCCTAGCTCTACACTAGCAACGCACAACCAGCCTGATCTTGTGAGCTTACATAAATGATCCGTGTAGCAAATAATTTATGTAAGCTCGTGAGTTCAGGCTGGGTGTATGAGGCTAGCACCacacacctgattccactaatCAACTCAAACATTTGATCAGTtgaaaggcggaggtgttgctaacatttacgatagcaaatttcaatttacaaattTCAAtttacgttttcgtcttttgagcttatagtcatgaaatctatgtagcctactcaatcactttttatagctactgtttacaggcctcctgggccatatacagcgttcctcactgagttccctgaattcctattggaccttgtagtgatagcagataatattctaatctttggtgactttaatattcacatggaaaagtccacagacccactccaaaaggctttcggagccatcatcaacatgtctctggacccactcactgtcacagtcatactctggacctagttttgtcccatggaataaatgttgtggatcttaatgtttttcctcataatcctggactatcggaccaccattttattacgtttgcaattgcaacaaataatctgctcagaccccaaccaaggaacatcaaaagtcgtgctataaattcacagacaacacaaagattccttgatgcccttccagacttcctctgcctacccaaggacaccagaggacaaaaatcagttaaccacctaactgaggaactcaatttaacattggcaataccctagatgcagttgcacccctaaaaactaaaaacatttctcataagaaactagctccctggtaaacagaaaatacccgagctctgaagcaagcttccagaaaattggaacggaaatggcaccacaccaaactggaagtcttccgactagcttggaaagacagtaccgtgcagtaccgaagagcccttactgctgctcgatcatcctatttttctaacttaattgaggacaAAAAGAACAATCCGAAactcctttttgatactgtcgcaaagctaactaaaaagcagcattccccaagagaaaattactttcactttagcagtgatacattcatgaacttctttgaggaaaagattatgattattagaaagcaaattacggactcctctttaaatctgcgtattccttcaaagctcagttgtcctgagtctgcacaactctcccaggacctaggatcaagagagacgctcaagtgttttagtactatatctcttgacacaatgatgaaaataatcatagcctctaaaccttcaagctgtatactggaccctattccaactaaactactgaaagagctgcttcctgtgcttggccctcctatggtgaacataataaacggctctctatccaccggatgtgtaccaaactcactaaaagtggcagtaataaagcctcttttgaaaaagccaaaccttgacccagaaaatataaaaaactatcgggctatatcgaatcttccattcctctcaaaaattttagaaaaggctgttgcgcagcaacttactgccttcctgaagacaaacaatgtatacgaaatgcttcagtctggttttagaccccatcatagcccccagacggcacttgtgaaggtggtaaattacattttaatggcatcggaccgaggctctgcatctgtcctcgtgctcctagaccttagtgctgcttttgataccatcgatcaccacattcttctggagagattggaaacccaaattggtctacacggacaagttctggcctggtttagatcttatctgtcggaaagatatcagttagtctctgtgaatggtttgtcctctgacaaatcaactgtaaatgttggtgttcctcaaggttccgttttaggaccactattgttttcactatatattttacctcttggggatgttattcgaaaacataatgttaactttcactgctatgcggatgacacacagctgtacattacaatgaaacatggtgaagccccaaaattgcccttgctagatgcatgtgtttcagacataaggaagtggatggctgcaaactttctacttctaaactcggacaaaacagagatgcttcttctaggtcccaagaaacaaagagatcttctgttgaatctgacaattaatcttaatggttgtacagtcgtctcaaataaaactgtgaaggacctctgcgttactctggaccctgatctctcttttgaagaacacatttcaaggacagcttttttccatctacgtaatattgcaaaaatcagaaactttctgtccaaaaatgatgcagaaaaattcatccatgcttttgtcacttctaggttagactactgcaatgctctactttccggctacccggataaagcactaaataaacttcagttggtgctaaatacggctgctagaatcctgactagaaccaaaaaaaaatattatattactccagtgctagcctctctacactggcttcctgtcaaagcaagggctgatttcaaggttttactgctaacctacaaagcattacatgggcttgctcctacttatctctctgatttggtcctgccgtacatacctacacatactctacggtcacaagacacaggcctcctaattgtccctagaatttctaagcaaacagctggaggcagggctttctcctatagagctccatttttatagaACGGTCTGCcgacccatgtcagagacgcaaactcggtctcaaactttaagtccttactgaagactcatctcttcagtgggtcatatgattgagtgtagtctggcccaggagtgggaaggtgaacggaaaggctctggagcaacgaactgcccttgctgtctttgcctggccggttcccctctttccactgggattctctgcctctaaccctattacaggggctgagtcactggcttactggggctctctcatgccgtccctggaaggcgTGCATCACcggagtgggttgattcactgatgtggtcatcctgtctgggttggcgcccccacttgggttgtgccatggcggagatctttgtgggctatactcagccttgtctcaggatggtaagttggtggttgaagatatccctctagtggtgtgggggcttgtgcttggcaaagtgggtggggttatatccttcctgtttggccctgtccgggggtgtcctcggatggggccagagtgtctcctgacccctcctgtctcagcctccagtatttatgctgcagtagtttatgtgtcggggggctagggtcagtttgttatatctggagtacttctcctgtcctattcggtgtcctgtgtgaatctaagtgtgcattctctaattctctccttctctctttctttcgctctctcggaggacctgagccctaggtccatgccccaggactacctgacatgatgactccttgctgtccccagttcacctggccgtgctgctgctccaatttcaacttaaacctgaccgtgctgctgctccagtttcaactgttctgccttattattattcgaccatgctggtcatttatgaacatttgaacatcttggccatgttctgttataatctccacccggcacagccagaagaggactggccaccccacatagcctggttcctctctaggtttcttcctaggttttggcctttctagggagtttttccttctgtacagcactttgagatatcagctgatatacgaagggctatataaattcatttgatttgatttgtagtgcTAGGGTAAAAACTAAATTGTGCACTCCTTTGGGTCCCCTGgaccaggattaagaaacactggtCTTGAGTATTACCTCCAGCGTAGACCACCTTCTTCCAGGCCTGTGACTCCAGGACCCTGTCGTGTGGGTAGAATCCCTGGTTGACCATGAAGAGGATCATGGCCACAGCAGTGACCCGCAGGATCACCATGTTACCTCCGGTCAGCAGGGAGAGACAGGCAAGGATGGCAGAAGAGTAGATACATGGCAGGCCACGGTACATGAAGGGGATGCCTAGAGAAGAAGAgccacagaaagagagacagaacccACATCAGGACTTCTGAATCTGAAATACCCAAAGATTAGGTTTTTTTCCTGAATGGCAAATACACAAAGAAATGTTTTCGTAGACTGTCTAGAAATTGATCATACTATTATCCTAGGATTTCACAAGGGATACCATGCTTTTTTCTGCTTGAAGGCGTTCCTTACCGCTGGAGAAGAAGCAGAGTCGGACAATCACAGACAGGACATAGCACATGCACAGGATGTTGTCCATTAAGGCATGTGTCCTCAGGAGCAATGAAGTTGCAATCCCAAAAGTTGTGAAATCTGCAAAATCATCCAGTTTAGCACCTGAACCAGAAGACAGGAAGTGACTAGTTATACATTTGTTTCATAACTTCGAGTCACACAGATCACAGATTAACATGTTACTGCTGTGAGGCTAGTTCACTGCTAATGCCTTCTTACATAAGGCAAAACAAGTTTATCTAATCTTGTTTATGCCAACGGCCTACttatcagtgtgtgtgagtatgtgcacgtgcgtgcatgcgtgagtGTGTTTGTCTGTAGTGGACATTTCGGTGTCAACCTTTCAGGCCTGACACTTTCCTCTGTAAACAAATTCCCAAATGCCCACAGTCTATTTGTCCCCCCTAAGCAGGGAGAATGTTTTCACTGAGCGACGAGCATGAGGTGATTTTGACCCCAGCTCCAATGAACGAGATGGAATTCCACAGCACAGGGGTCAACAATTTTAGCAATTTCAGGTATGCTGAGAGCCCAAAGCATTGGGATAAAACAGACAATTGGAGCATGATCTCCCCGAACTAGAATGCTTAATCGTAAAGTGATTGTTCAATTGACacaaaaaaaagggggggggggggtacaacaACACCCACCTGCAAAGTCATGCAGAAAAATACTGTCGGGACACAAAGCCTGAAATGTCCGGGTGACGACGCATTGTGGTGCACCTGCTGGGAGCTATTTCAGGCAGCCGTGGCGACCACGGTAGTGTAGACGTGACTATCTGCACACAGGAGGTTGTCATGTACAAAGTATGTACTTTTATGTTGTGATCATTTGAGAATGTGCTGTGTCGGGAACAATGAGTATGGAAACGTTAGCTATGCCATTTCCTAATAATACACAAGTCTTTTAAATAGCCCTACGGCAGAGGGAATTCAACAACATGAAGCAATTGCAATGCAGAGAAGAATTTATTGAACTACATACAAAGATAGAAGCAGATCAGGATAGCAGTGACAGCAAGTACAAGTGCAATTCAAAGTCGTTTGGTTTGCTGTcacttaggtgccttttggattCTCCATGTCATATGTCATTTAAGAAGGTTTTCTTATGGCGTCTTCAGAGGGAAAACCAGTTATCTGCTGTCACTTAGAGTTCCTTCTGAAAGTAACCATACCGCTCAACTtaatgtgttacagcctgaattcaaaatggattaaaacaaattctcacccatttacacccaacactccataatgacagtgaaaacatgtttttagaaatatttgcacatttattgaaaattaaatatataaatctcattaacataagtattcacagcACTGAGTCAATGTCAcattctgtccatcgttcgtatgtgttttccttgttttagtgttggtcaggacgtgagctgggtgggcattctatgttgtgtgtctggtttgtctatttctatgtttggcctgatatggttctcaatcagaggcaggtgttagtcattgtctctgattgggaaccatatttaggtagcctgttttgtgttgggttttgtgggtgattgttcctgtctctgtgttttgcaccagatagggcttgTTTGGGTTTTCacgtttttgtttttgttagtttgttcatgtgaagtgatttattaaaacatgaatcaaaaCAACCATGCTGTGCTTTGGTCCGCTGGAAGAAATCCCTTTACAGTCAATACATATTAGAACCaccatttggcagcaattacagctgtgactctgagtaagtctaagagctttgcacacctggattgtacaatattatctttccagctctgtcaagttggttgttgatcattggtaTATACAGCTATAAGTCATCCCATAGATTTTGAAGGCCACTCAGGACCATTCAATGtcctcttggtaagcaactccaacgtatatttggtcttgtgttttaggttattgtccggctgaaaggggaattcatctcccagtgtctggtgggaagcagactgaagcaggttttcctttaagattttgcctgtgcttagctgtatTTTGTGTTTCCTTTCTCccaaaaaactccccagtccttaacaattataagtccatccataacatgatgcagccaccactatgcttgaaaataaggagagtggtactcagtcatGAGtttttggatttgccccaaacatgtTGCATTCTGGACAAAAAGTTaaatgctttgccacattttttgcagttttactttagtgccttattgcaaacaggatgcatgttgtaGAAAACTTGTATTCTGTATAGGCTTCCTTTTTACTGTCAATTAGgtttgtattgtggagtaactacaatgttgttgctccatcctcagttctcttatcacagccgttaaactgttttaaagtcaccattggtgaaatccctgacgggtttccttcctctccgggttatgaaggacgcctgtatccttgtagtgactgggtgtattgatacaccatcaaaaGTTAAATGAATAACTTCCTGCTCAAAGGAATATACAACTTTTttttctaccaataggtgcccttctttgcgacacattgaaaaacctccctggtctttgttgttgaatctgaaacatgtctaaaaacataatccCACTTTggcattacggggtattgtgtgtaaaccaGTGATCATTTAAACCATTTAAAactcaggctgtatcacaacaaaatgtggaaaatgtcaagaggtGAAAATACTTTGAGGGCACTGTATCTACACTTCCAAAGggattcttcggctgtccccataggagaacccttttcggttccatgtagaactctgtagaaagggttcttcaaagggttctcctatagaCAACCAAATAacctttttaggttctagattTTTGTAAGTAAGTGTATGCTGATCGGCTTCTATCTCCGTAAAATATGTAAATACATTGGTAAATTCACTTCTCTGCATTATACATGCCTCATTTTTCTGTCTTTTAAGGAGTAACTGTTGCCTTTTAGGCCTTTTGATCCATCAGCTATAATGACCAGTGCCTGTAGTAGAGGGCTGGGCTGTGTGCATCACTAACCTGGTTCCATATGTTTGTGTGGTCTTGCCCTCTCATAGTCATTTTCAAACGAACATGTTTCAGGCTAGTGCATCAGCATGTCTGTGGAAGTTTAACCCTGGTAATGGACATCACTCCACTCACCTAGTGCAGAGCATGCATCCAGTCGCCTGGCAACTGCCCCGTCTGCCAAGTCCAGCAGGTAGCCAATCAGGACCAGCCAGCAGGCAGCATGTTGGTGGCTGGAAAATTAGGGTCAAATGTTGGGTAGAATTTTATTTTACAATACAGAATTCACTAGGTATTACTAAGACATTACATGATAACTGTAATTACACAATTATAACCTACGCATTACTTGGACCTACTTAGGATAATGTCACACCACGAGGGATGCTTGTTGGCAGAAGATGTACTGTATCTTCTACTTACTTAGTGCTTGTCACACcatatacactcagtggccagttcaTTAAAATGGTTCGCTCCTAAAGACAGTGAGTCATGTGGCTGGCTACATAAAGCTGGTAGTcgtcgaggcattcagttactgtttgattgaacgttagaatgggcaaaaaaaAGTGACCTAAGCGACCTTTTAAAACATGTCATGAGCAACTTTGTTTTCCCCAAATAGGCTCATTCTTCTCTCCCCTGCAACTCTTCCGAGTTCTTAGTGTACAAGATAAAATAGTGCACTGTTCTCTGTCAATATACATGGTTAATAAACAACTTTAAGGGGGCACTATAAAATCAACAGGTTTTTTTTATCGCGCAAATTATGTTCTAAGTAATTATTTTGTAATTTAAGCAGTGGTGTGGGGAATTGTTTCGTGGCACACCTTAGGTCCCTTGATATTTGAGCAACATTTTAATGCTACACCTTGTAGAAGCCATGCCCTGAAGAAtttaggctgttctggaggcaactGGGTCTGACCTGgtactagatgggtatacctaataaAAACTGGCCACGAGTGTATATTATTTAACTTCAATAACGCTTTACGGGTGGAGTTTGAAGTGTGCTGTATAATGTTTTAGAGATAAAGGCCAGATGACCTGACCTTGTTAAGCTGCTTGTATTAATCTTGGTCTTCCCTCAACAGCTCAGCTTGTTTGGCAGGACATGTGTGTTAACTGTCAATATGGCAATCAAATTTGTTTAGAAAAAACATATGCCTCACAGATTAACAAAGATGTACGCTACTGTAACATAATACTGCCACTTACAAATCAATTTACTAGTAGAAACATTCAATCCTTACTATAGTTTAAAGAAAATCAGACACTGAAATGTATGTTCACTCACCCGTTCAGGCTGCAGAGAATAGAGGCCATGCCCATAAGCATGTTGGCCATAGACAGAGCATTGGCTGCATTTTTGCGTACAAACTCCTTGAGCTGGACACCAGTGGCCTGCTCGCTCAGAAAGAGCTTATTGGTGTGCTGGAAGAAACCTAAGAACAGTGAGGACAGGGATTGCTATTAGCTAGTGGTCTATTTTAGGTTCACTTAGCTGCTCTGAAGAGGATTGTTGCTAAAACACTACAGATATTATAGGACCATATCATATCTGATGGCCATACTTATACTGCTGTACAGTATGCCAAAAGTGCTATCCTGTTTAAACAGATGTCAAACAAACCAAACACGCAAAATAATCATTGCTATAACAATTGTGTTTTGCAAATGATCAGGTTTAACTTGTTTGGCTCATATGACTTGCTACTTATGTGGCCCCTCAACACCAGAACAGCAATCAGCAGTTGTACCAAGATATGGAAAAAAGATTAATGAAAATTAAAGGGCGAAAGTAAAG includes these proteins:
- the tmem269 gene encoding transmembrane protein 269 isoform X2, which produces MILLTPSSGFFQHTNKLFLSEQATGVQLKEFVRKNAANALSMANMLMGMASILCSLNGHQHAACWLVLIGYLLDLADGAVARRLDACSALGAKLDDFADFTTFGIATSLLLRTHALMDNILCMCYVLSVIVRLCFFSSGIPFMYRGLPCIYSSAILACLSLLTGGNMVILRVTAVAMILFMVNQGFYPHDRVLESQAWKKVVYAGGVVIVFCSSFPPACVYYLLWSVSYILFPTTLWSCKV
- the tmem269 gene encoding transmembrane protein 269 isoform X1, yielding MDFIMIPKQTKTLNASLSYVSSHCGKLSHQSLLWQKLLCCGQTDAERTMILLTPSSGFFQHTNKLFLSEQATGVQLKEFVRKNAANALSMANMLMGMASILCSLNGHQHAACWLVLIGYLLDLADGAVARRLDACSALGAKLDDFADFTTFGIATSLLLRTHALMDNILCMCYVLSVIVRLCFFSSGIPFMYRGLPCIYSSAILACLSLLTGGNMVILRVTAVAMILFMVNQGFYPHDRVLESQAWKKVVYAGGVVIVFCSSFPPACVYYLLWSVSYILFPTTLWSCKV